AGCTATCATGGTGTGATGGCAGCCCATCAGGCCCATGAATTCCTGGACGGTGAGGAGCATATGCGTGCTTACCAGGAAAAATCTTCTGAACCAAATCGTTAAATGGATATAGGATGAAGAAGTAGACTGACAGGGGATGTCAGTCTCTTTTCTCTATATAAATTGAACTACACATTTACACGAGAACGTAGAGGACAGAAAGAACCTGAAGAAACGAAGAGTTCGCCTATAAGCTTTCTGCAAGAAAGCTACATCGGAAGCATACGCTATCCCCGGATTTTTACCTTTGCAAAGGTGAATCTAAAAAATTCTGAGGATAACAGCGATCGGAAGGTTGTTCTGTCATCGGAGTGGTAAGTGTAAAATATTCTTAAGTTCAATTTATATAGAAGCAGGGAAAGACGTCCGGGCGGAAGAATATACAGGTGTGAACCTGAATATGTCTCAGCATAGGTGTATTGTCAAAAGGGGAGGATCTATATGATTAAGCCAGAACAATGTGAACGTCTGACCAGGAAAGCCCGTAAAACACTTGAGGAATATGGTTTGGGAGTTGCTGCCGATCTGTTGTTATCTTCAAGCCGCTGGGGAATTCGCCTCGATGTATCCACACTGGACGAATATCGCAGGACAGGAAACTCACGTGTGGGTGGGCATCCGGATTTGCCGAGTCGCATGGAATGGCCCGTAACACAAGAAGGGGTTCCAATGACTTTCCTGGCCCAACTGAACCTGGTGGATTTGTCGCCGTATACGCCGAATGATGGGCGCGGGACTTTGCCTGAACGTGGAATGTTATACTTTTTCGTTGGCACGGATGAATCTGCTTGTCCCATTGAACATCGTGTGATTTTTGAACCGAGTTCTCATAACCTAATAAGGCGAGAGCCTGAAGGTGATACCGCGCTGGATGGAGCCCCGTTTGTTGCACATTCGGTGACTGTACTGCCTAATCTGGAGTTTCCTACATATGCATATATAGACGCCAACGCGCTGAATGAGCTCTCGCCGCCTCAGCTTGAGACCGATGAGGCCGAAGCGGAAGTGAGTCTGTATGACCGATACCTTGAATTCGAGTCGAGCTGGAATCATCCGAGTACGCTGAATTGGGGTGGAATGTTTGGATATCCTGACGGGCAGCATCCGGATGCCGAGCATCGTGCCTTGTTACAGATCGCATTGGGAGAAGAGTACGATTATAATGAGCAGGAGTGTGAGAAGAAGCTGACCAAGCATTACGGCGGTGATGAGGATCGGACATGGCAGGAACTATCCGATACACTGCTGCTGTTGAAGATAGATACACATGATGCTATTGGTTTCCAATGGTGGGATTGCGGGGAACTGCAATTTTTCATTCGCAAGTCTGACTTGGAGGCTGGACGATTCGAGCAAACGTATTGTTCGTTATACTCAAGTTGAACAAAGATTTGAAAACAAATAGGCAACAAAATGTCCTGAATCCCGTCTATATGAAGGAGGAAGGACTTTTTTTGTTCGTAGATTGTTATATAAATTGAACTAAATAATATTTACACTGCACACTCCGATGACAGAACAACCTTCCGATCGCTGTTATCCCCAGATTTTTTTGATTCCTTTTATAAAGGGGAAATCCGGGGATAAAGGCGAACGCTCCGCTTCTTCAGGTCCTTTCTGTCCTCTACGTTTTGTGTAAATGTTTTGTTCAATTTATATAGATTTGGGGTATATATAAGGGAGGGATATCTTGGTTGATAACCGATCATATGTTCTGTATAATGGGATAAAAAGGAAGTGTATCTGTTGATTCAATCTGCGTTCAAACATATTGACGTGGCCGTAACATCGTTGATTGATATATGTGATCAGTTGTCGGAAGAAGATTTGGCTTTGACTCCAATTGAAGGTAAACGGCCTGTTGGAGAATTACTAGCTCATCTGTCTGTGATCTGCCGAGCGGATGTTTATATTTCCGAAGGTGCATCGGAGGAAGAGATGGCTCAATTCTATGCAGAGAATCAGGTGCATTCGCTCGGTGAGATCAAGCAGGCTTTGATTGATAACCAGATGTATCTATACCAACGGTACAGGCAGTTTAACACGGAAGAGTTATTACATGTGACGGATTCGTACTGGGGAGCTTCCTATAGTCGGCTGGAGTGGTTACTTGAGATTATGGGGCATGTATATCATCACAGAGGACAATTGTATACGATGCTGACCCTGACGGGCAAAGAACCCGAATCAGTACTTTTTAAATAGAAATAGATAGAATACATATAAGCATGTTATAGGAAACATCATGGGTTAAAGTGGGAATAGACCGACGATACTACACGTTATACGTGAAATAACGGAGGATTCTGGTATGCAACGACATAATACATGGAATGCATTGATGGACAATACGTTGATTGACAGGTTAAAACAGATTCCTGAACTTGATCAGGCTACACGGATTGAACCCGTTATAAAGGGTTATTCAGCGGATGCTAAATTCAAAATTTTTGTCCCTGGCCAAGGCCATGTGTTGGTGAGGATATATGATGTTGCTGAGGAATGGATGAAGCAAAGGGAATATCAATGTTTGAAGAGCATGCAACAATTAGGTGTACTGTGTCCAGCAACGTTATGCACAGGTAGATTGGATGAGAAGAACGGTTATATGATTCTTAGCTACATTGAAGGCGAAGATGCTTCCGAGAGACTGCCTCAACTGAATGAACAGCAGCAGTGGGCGGTTGGCTTTGAAGCAGGAGCGCAGCTACAACTGATTCACAAGTTGCCGATGGAGGAACAGACCGAATCATGGTACATACGCAAGAGCACGAAGCATCAACGTTACGTAGAGCGCTATAAACAGTGCCCGATCGTGATGAAAGAGGATCAGGCCATTCTAACGTTTATTGCAGACCATTTCGGTTGGATGAAAAATCGTCCAGATGGATTTCAACATGATGACTTCCACCCGAGCAATCTTGTCGTTAAGCAGGATAAACTCGCAGGAGTGATTGATTTTAATCGTTATGATCAAGGGGATCCCATTCATGAATTTTTGAAGCTGGGTTTGTTTGCTTCGGAGATCAGTATTCCATATTCCATAGGTCAGATTCAGGGCTATTTCGATGGCAATGAACCGAATGAGTTATTCTGGAGATTGTATTCACTGTATACGGCTATGGCGCTGGTGTCTTCTGTGGTGTGGATTCAGCAGGTGAAGCCGGAAGAGACACATGAGATGATGAACAAGATCGAGCGTGTCCGTGAAGATCACGATGATTTTCGCAGTTTCGTCCCTCGGTGGTATACTTTGAACAGATCATGAATTATGGAAGGGAAAGGAATAATGCCGTGGCACAGCCAGCAACCATTCTGCTTGTGGATGATGAGCAGGAGATTATTAAATTGATGGAAATTTATTTTGGCAACGAGGGTTATCGGATTCTCACTGCGAATGATGGGCTTGAAGCACTGGAACAATTGAAAAAAGAGTCAATTGATCTTATTATTCTGGATGTTATGATGCCAAATATGGACGGAATCGAAGCTTGTATGAAAATTCGGGAAGAGCAGAAAATGCCGATTATTATGCTGTCCGCCAAAAGTATGGATATGGATAAAATTACAGGGCTAAGCATCGGTGCTGATGATTATGTGACCAAGCCATTTAACCCGCTTGAACTTGTGGCACGGGCCAAATCTCAGCTGCGCAGGTATCATACCTTCAATGAAGGTCGGGAGAACAAAGAGCACGAGTGGGTTATTGATGATCTGGTCATTAATACCGATACACATGAAGTTTGGGTGGATGAGCAGCCGGTTCGTCTGACTCCGCGTGAATTTGCTGTTCTTGAATTACTGGCTCGACACCAAGGTTCAGTACTCAGTATGGAACAGATCTATCGTCAGGTCTGGAAGGAAGAATTCATGGAATCGAACAATACTGTCATGGTACATATTCGCAAGATTCGTGAGAAGATTGAACTCGACAGCAAACATCCCAAGTTCATTCAGACCGTATGGGGTGTGGGTTACAAGATGATCAAACCGCAATAAACATGTACATCCACAGGATGTCATGTGACATGAACACATTCAGGGAGTTCCTATTATGAATTCAAAGTTGATTAATACAGTCCGATGGAAATTTATCTATGCATTTTTGCTGAGTGGCATATTAACTGCAGTTATTTTGTACGGAGGCAGTCAGGTGGGGCAGACCATCCTGGAAGCTCAGACGTATCCGGATTATTCCATTCCGGCCCAGGGGATTAGGTGGTTGGTGAATAATATTGGTTCGGTGCCTTTGATGATTGTGGTAGGCGTGCTCAGTTTTGTGCTGTTTTTTTTCCTGTTCTCTCGCAAGGTGATGCGAGTTCTGGATGAAATTACGGCAGGAATTCAGGAAGTTGCCAAAGGAGAGCTATCCCATCGCATCGAAGTGAAGACCTCGGATGAATTCGGAGTGGTCGCTGCAAGCATTAATCAAATGGCTGAACAATTGCAATTATCGCTTCAGGAAGAGCGTAATGCAGTTGCTGCCAAAAACGATCTGATTACGGGGATATCACATGATCTGAGAACACCACTCACTTCTATTCTGGGATTTCTGGAGTACATTGAGAAGGATCGCTACCAGGATGAGATTGAGATGCGCTATTACGTTAGCATCGCCTATGAGAAATCCCTGACTCTTCGTAAGCTGATTGATGACTTGTTTGAATATACGCGTGTGAGTGGCGGGAGTCTTCCGTTGTCTTTGCAAGCGTTGAACCTGAATTCGTTTCTGATGCAGCTGGCTGAAGAGTTTGCTCCCATGCTGGAGGATGCTGGCATGACCTACAAGATCATCGGCGGGCAAGAGCCACTATGGATAAAAGCTGCTCCGGGGGAGCTTGTAAGGGCGTATGAGAATCTGTTCAGCAATGCCATTCGGTATGGTTCGCAGGGTAAACTAATGGAGATTGGGTTGGCCCTTGAAGGTGAAGAGGCTGTAGTCCGCATCAGTAATTATGGTGAATCGATTCCGGCACAAGATCTGCCACATCTGTTTGATCGATTCTATCGTGTGGATAAATCGCGTTCCCGTGAAACGGGAGGTACGGGTCTCGGCCTGGCGATTGCCAAATCGATGATTGAATTACATCGAGGAAGTATCGTTGCCTACAGTGAAAATGGCAGAACGGATTTTGTTACCCGATTCCCTGTAACTGCTGCTCCGCCAAGTAATTACGAAGAGCAGTAATAATTAAGAATTTGGTAAGAAGTTAACTACTTCCTCATTAAGAAATATTCGGTATGCTACCTCTATTACTTATTGTTGTATAGAGGAGGATACCAAATATGAAGACCCGATTCAGTACTGTAAGACTAAGATACATATACATTGGAGGAGCAAGCGCGTTACTCAGCGCAGCGCTCCTTTTTGTCGTTTATCATGTGCTGCGATTTGCGCATAACCATGTCCTTCCTGATACAGCATGGATAACGCGTATGATGAACTGGGGAATCAACCATATCGGAACAAAGCCGTTTTTCATCTTCATTGGTGGAGCCGTATTTGCGATCTTTTTCTGGATTCGATCCCAGAAAATTGCGGAAGATCTCAGTCAACTTGCACGCGGAACAGCCGAACTTGCATTGGGCCACCATCCTGGAAGAATTGATGTTCTCAGTGGTGGTGAACTACGACAAATTGCTGCCAATCTGAATGCGATTGCGTTTCTCATGCATAAGGATCGGCTGAGCATATCAGAACCGAAACAGGAGAGAAGAGAGATAGAGGGAGCGTCTATTAAGCATGAGCAACCCGGACTTCAGCAACATATTACAGAAGACAAGGAGAATGCTGAAACTATATCTACGCAGGTGGACTTACCGATAAAACTTACTCTCTACCGTATTCAATCTTCTCTGGATGAGATCATCCAAGGGCGGTGCCAGGACGAGGTGGAAGTTCAGCATTGGGCCAAGTTGGCGTATGAACAGACATTGCTGCTTCAACATGCTCTGGAGATTACAAAACGGAATGGACAGGAACGCGTAGTTTCAATGGAACAGGTACACAAGGAGCCTGAATGTTGAAGCACAGGGGCAAGCAATGGATGTATTACATATTTGATGGAGCAGT
This Paenibacillus xylanexedens DNA region includes the following protein-coding sequences:
- a CDS encoding DUF1963 domain-containing protein, which translates into the protein MIKPEQCERLTRKARKTLEEYGLGVAADLLLSSSRWGIRLDVSTLDEYRRTGNSRVGGHPDLPSRMEWPVTQEGVPMTFLAQLNLVDLSPYTPNDGRGTLPERGMLYFFVGTDESACPIEHRVIFEPSSHNLIRREPEGDTALDGAPFVAHSVTVLPNLEFPTYAYIDANALNELSPPQLETDEAEAEVSLYDRYLEFESSWNHPSTLNWGGMFGYPDGQHPDAEHRALLQIALGEEYDYNEQECEKKLTKHYGGDEDRTWQELSDTLLLLKIDTHDAIGFQWWDCGELQFFIRKSDLEAGRFEQTYCSLYSS
- a CDS encoding DinB family protein — encoded protein: MYLLIQSAFKHIDVAVTSLIDICDQLSEEDLALTPIEGKRPVGELLAHLSVICRADVYISEGASEEEMAQFYAENQVHSLGEIKQALIDNQMYLYQRYRQFNTEELLHVTDSYWGASYSRLEWLLEIMGHVYHHRGQLYTMLTLTGKEPESVLFK
- a CDS encoding aminoglycoside phosphotransferase family protein, with protein sequence MQRHNTWNALMDNTLIDRLKQIPELDQATRIEPVIKGYSADAKFKIFVPGQGHVLVRIYDVAEEWMKQREYQCLKSMQQLGVLCPATLCTGRLDEKNGYMILSYIEGEDASERLPQLNEQQQWAVGFEAGAQLQLIHKLPMEEQTESWYIRKSTKHQRYVERYKQCPIVMKEDQAILTFIADHFGWMKNRPDGFQHDDFHPSNLVVKQDKLAGVIDFNRYDQGDPIHEFLKLGLFASEISIPYSIGQIQGYFDGNEPNELFWRLYSLYTAMALVSSVVWIQQVKPEETHEMMNKIERVREDHDDFRSFVPRWYTLNRS
- a CDS encoding response regulator transcription factor; protein product: MNYGRERNNAVAQPATILLVDDEQEIIKLMEIYFGNEGYRILTANDGLEALEQLKKESIDLIILDVMMPNMDGIEACMKIREEQKMPIIMLSAKSMDMDKITGLSIGADDYVTKPFNPLELVARAKSQLRRYHTFNEGRENKEHEWVIDDLVINTDTHEVWVDEQPVRLTPREFAVLELLARHQGSVLSMEQIYRQVWKEEFMESNNTVMVHIRKIREKIELDSKHPKFIQTVWGVGYKMIKPQ
- a CDS encoding sensor histidine kinase, giving the protein MNSKLINTVRWKFIYAFLLSGILTAVILYGGSQVGQTILEAQTYPDYSIPAQGIRWLVNNIGSVPLMIVVGVLSFVLFFFLFSRKVMRVLDEITAGIQEVAKGELSHRIEVKTSDEFGVVAASINQMAEQLQLSLQEERNAVAAKNDLITGISHDLRTPLTSILGFLEYIEKDRYQDEIEMRYYVSIAYEKSLTLRKLIDDLFEYTRVSGGSLPLSLQALNLNSFLMQLAEEFAPMLEDAGMTYKIIGGQEPLWIKAAPGELVRAYENLFSNAIRYGSQGKLMEIGLALEGEEAVVRISNYGESIPAQDLPHLFDRFYRVDKSRSRETGGTGLGLAIAKSMIELHRGSIVAYSENGRTDFVTRFPVTAAPPSNYEEQ